A genomic region of Friedmanniella luteola contains the following coding sequences:
- a CDS encoding DEAD/DEAH box helicase, whose translation MSARPDPASPAGAAAAIAASGLPPAFPARAAWGTAKSLRAWQAAALQRYFDEDPRDFLAVATPGAGKTSFALALAQTLLTRRQIDRIIIVAPTEHLKTQWAEAAHRVNLAIDPSFGVKQGRTSRDYQGIALTYAGVAVNPLALRIRTEGFRTLVILDEVHHAGDALSWGEAVREAFEPAARRLMLTGTPFRSDTNPIPFVRYEADGAGVLRSKADYGYGYGEALADGIVRPVLFMAYSGDLHWRTSAGDEISARLGGPLTKDLASQALRTALDPQGSWIPAVLKAADTRLSEIRAHVPDAAGLVIATDQTAARAYASLLRSITGSAPTLVLSDEPQSSKKISAFTEGDARWMVAVRMVSEGVDVPRLAVGVYATSTATPLFFAQAVGRFVRARSKGETASVFVPSVPNLLLFASEMEKERDHVLRSPKEVDEADLLVEAERTESERDLPEGEFTALGSEADFDRVVFDGADFGLTTQSGSDEEMDYLGLPGLLEPDQMKDLLRRHQANHLSRAPREAATEQAPSASTHEELRALRKELNGLVAAWHHRTDLPHGVVHAQLRSSCGGPPTAIASADELRERIERIRAWAVTGRRA comes from the coding sequence ATGTCTGCCCGGCCCGATCCCGCGTCCCCCGCGGGGGCTGCCGCAGCCATCGCCGCTTCCGGGCTGCCCCCGGCCTTCCCCGCCCGAGCCGCCTGGGGCACCGCCAAGAGCCTCCGCGCCTGGCAGGCGGCGGCGCTGCAGCGGTACTTCGACGAGGACCCCCGCGACTTCCTGGCGGTCGCCACCCCGGGCGCCGGCAAGACCTCGTTCGCCCTCGCGCTGGCCCAGACCCTGCTGACCCGCCGCCAGATCGACCGCATCATCATCGTCGCGCCGACCGAGCACCTGAAGACCCAGTGGGCCGAGGCCGCGCACCGCGTCAACCTCGCCATCGACCCGAGCTTCGGGGTCAAGCAGGGCCGGACCAGCCGTGACTACCAGGGCATCGCGCTGACCTACGCCGGCGTCGCCGTCAACCCGCTGGCCCTGCGGATCCGCACCGAGGGCTTCAGGACCCTCGTCATCCTCGACGAGGTGCACCACGCGGGCGACGCCCTCAGCTGGGGCGAGGCCGTCCGGGAGGCCTTCGAGCCGGCCGCCCGACGGCTGATGCTGACGGGGACGCCCTTCCGCTCCGACACCAACCCCATCCCGTTCGTCCGCTACGAGGCCGACGGCGCGGGCGTGCTGCGCTCCAAGGCCGACTACGGCTACGGGTACGGGGAGGCGCTCGCCGACGGCATCGTCCGGCCCGTGCTCTTCATGGCCTACTCCGGTGACCTGCACTGGCGGACCAGCGCCGGCGACGAGATCTCCGCCCGTCTGGGCGGCCCGCTCACCAAGGACCTGGCCAGCCAGGCGCTGCGGACGGCGCTGGACCCGCAGGGCTCCTGGATCCCCGCCGTCCTGAAGGCCGCCGACACCCGGCTCAGCGAGATCCGCGCCCACGTCCCCGACGCGGCCGGCCTGGTGATCGCCACCGACCAGACGGCGGCCCGGGCCTACGCCTCGCTGCTCAGGTCCATCACCGGCAGCGCGCCGACGCTGGTGCTGAGCGACGAGCCGCAGTCGAGCAAGAAGATCTCCGCGTTCACCGAGGGCGACGCCCGGTGGATGGTCGCGGTCCGGATGGTGTCGGAGGGCGTCGACGTGCCCCGGCTGGCGGTGGGGGTCTACGCCACCTCCACCGCGACCCCGCTGTTCTTCGCTCAGGCCGTCGGCCGGTTCGTCCGCGCCCGCAGCAAGGGCGAGACGGCCTCGGTCTTCGTGCCCAGCGTGCCCAACCTGCTGCTCTTCGCGTCGGAGATGGAGAAGGAGCGCGACCACGTGCTGCGCTCCCCGAAGGAGGTCGACGAGGCCGACCTGCTGGTGGAGGCCGAGCGGACCGAGAGCGAGCGGGACCTGCCGGAGGGGGAGTTCACCGCCCTGGGCAGCGAGGCCGACTTCGACCGCGTCGTCTTCGACGGTGCCGACTTCGGGCTCACCACCCAGTCGGGCAGCGACGAGGAGATGGACTACCTCGGGCTGCCGGGGCTGCTGGAGCCGGACCAGATGAAGGACCTGCTGCGCCGGCACCAGGCCAACCACCTGTCCCGGGCGCCGCGCGAGGCGGCGACCGAGCAGGCGCCGTCGGCCAGCACGCACGAGGAGCTCCGCGCCCTGCGCAAGGAGCTGAACGGCCTCGTCGCCGCCTGGCACCACCGGACCGACCTGCCGCACGGTGTGGTGCACGCCCAGCTGCGGTCGTCCTGCGGGGGTCCGCCGACCGCCATCGCCAGCGCGGACGAGCTGCGCGAGCGGATCGAGCGGATCCGCGCCTGGGCCGTCACGGGGCGGCGCGCCTGA
- a CDS encoding DUF3039 domain-containing protein, with protein MSQQLSPGAETIVDERVAEREDLRLEEGDHERFSHYVPKEKLTEAMVMGTAVVALCGKVWVPSRDPERFPVCPECQEIWAGMSEGGDED; from the coding sequence GTGAGCCAGCAGCTGAGCCCGGGAGCCGAGACGATCGTCGACGAGCGCGTCGCCGAACGTGAAGACCTGCGCCTCGAGGAGGGTGACCACGAGCGCTTCTCGCACTACGTGCCCAAGGAGAAGCTCACCGAGGCCATGGTGATGGGCACCGCCGTCGTCGCGCTGTGCGGCAAGGTCTGGGTGCCCAGCCGCGACCCGGAGCGCTTCCCGGTCTGCCCCGAGTGCCAGGAGATCTGGGCCGGGATGTCCGAGGGCGGCGACGAGGACTGA
- a CDS encoding glycosyltransferase family 2 protein, protein MFRRNTTAPTITIVVPVKNEAANLREVLPQLPAVHEVILVDGNSVDDSVAVAREVLPAIRVVRQTRKGKGNALAAGFLAATGDIIVMFDADGSADPAEIPAFVQALVDGADFAKGSRFAAGGGSEDITRLRSAGNLGLNLVANLAFRTKFSDLCYGYNAFWRDLVPQLDLPALELPAPESGMLWGDGFEIETVINCRMAAAKVQITEVGSVELSRIHGESNLRTFSDGFRVLRTIGAEYRRARRQGRQTDVIGIEAARSYLHPRTDLIEDASPVLVAVPAGEQTA, encoded by the coding sequence ATGTTTCGACGCAACACCACCGCGCCCACGATCACGATCGTGGTGCCGGTGAAGAACGAGGCGGCCAACCTGCGCGAGGTGCTGCCGCAGCTGCCGGCCGTGCACGAGGTCATCCTCGTCGACGGCAACTCCGTCGACGACTCGGTGGCGGTGGCCCGCGAGGTCCTGCCCGCCATCCGGGTCGTCCGGCAGACCCGCAAGGGCAAGGGCAACGCGCTGGCCGCCGGCTTCCTGGCCGCGACCGGCGACATCATCGTCATGTTCGACGCCGACGGCTCGGCCGACCCGGCCGAGATCCCGGCCTTCGTCCAGGCCCTGGTCGACGGCGCCGACTTCGCCAAGGGCTCGCGCTTCGCGGCCGGCGGCGGCAGCGAGGACATCACCCGGCTGCGCTCCGCGGGCAACCTGGGGCTCAACCTGGTGGCCAACCTGGCGTTCCGGACGAAGTTCTCAGACCTCTGCTACGGCTACAACGCCTTCTGGCGCGACCTGGTCCCGCAGCTGGACCTGCCCGCCCTCGAGCTGCCGGCGCCGGAGTCGGGGATGCTCTGGGGCGACGGCTTCGAGATCGAGACGGTGATCAACTGCCGGATGGCGGCCGCGAAGGTGCAGATCACCGAGGTGGGCAGCGTGGAGCTGTCCCGCATCCACGGGGAGAGCAACCTGCGCACCTTCTCCGACGGCTTCCGCGTGCTGCGGACCATCGGGGCCGAGTACCGCCGCGCCCGTCGCCAGGGCCGGCAGACCGACGTCATCGGCATCGAGGCCGCGCGGAGCTACCTGCACCCGCGCACCGACCTGATCGAGGACGCCTCGCCCGTGCTCGTCGCCGTCCCCGCCGGGGAGCAGACAGCCTGA
- a CDS encoding DUF7402 domain-containing protein produces MPRLEPARPRRIRAGGCRLLVLAALLSASACATTGPNVAGAAVVTASSSETAAGQTPDRAVDGMVGGDPTNPTTAWVSRTTDGSWLELRWPTPQTIDHVRLHDLPSDQDGITAALLTFDDRSAVRVGALPNDGAGLTVRFAPRTTATLRFSVEQTVPGTAHAGLAEIEVYTTDRSTAPATTAGPACPRGSVVDVLAHADDDLLFMSLELQAALEAGQCLRTIILTAGDAGLGPEYWREREAGWKAGVSELAQVPDQWTSTEVDLAGGSVTLETLRADPRVTVYFVRLPDGNLDGSGFPAHGSTSLAQLWDGDVDAVSTVDGTSTYSRSDLVEVLTALVDDAAATEVNTLDPRRSPTDHSDHRSSALFARAALDEVTARPQVTGFRGYPIAEEPSNVGGSALSRKRTAFWAYAAHDDLTCGSAQACEGKPESAWLTREYRVPQ; encoded by the coding sequence ATGCCCCGGCTCGAGCCGGCCAGACCGCGACGGATCCGCGCCGGGGGGTGCCGGCTCCTGGTCCTCGCCGCGCTGCTCAGCGCGTCCGCCTGCGCCACCACCGGTCCCAACGTGGCGGGAGCAGCGGTGGTGACCGCATCCTCGTCCGAGACGGCTGCCGGGCAGACGCCCGATCGGGCGGTGGACGGGATGGTCGGCGGCGACCCGACCAACCCGACGACGGCGTGGGTGTCGAGGACGACCGACGGGAGCTGGCTCGAGCTCCGGTGGCCGACCCCGCAGACCATCGACCACGTCCGTCTCCACGACCTCCCCAGCGACCAGGACGGGATCACCGCAGCCTTGCTGACCTTCGACGACCGGAGCGCGGTGCGCGTCGGCGCCCTGCCCAACGACGGCGCCGGCCTGACCGTCCGCTTCGCCCCGCGGACGACCGCCACCCTGCGGTTCAGCGTGGAGCAGACCGTGCCGGGGACCGCGCACGCGGGACTCGCCGAGATCGAGGTCTACACGACGGACCGCTCGACGGCCCCTGCGACGACGGCAGGGCCGGCCTGCCCGAGAGGATCCGTGGTGGACGTCCTCGCCCACGCCGACGACGACCTCTTGTTCATGAGCCTCGAGCTGCAGGCTGCGCTCGAGGCCGGCCAGTGCCTGCGGACCATCATCCTCACCGCTGGCGACGCCGGGCTCGGGCCGGAGTACTGGCGGGAGCGGGAGGCCGGGTGGAAGGCCGGGGTCAGCGAGCTCGCCCAGGTCCCCGACCAGTGGACCAGCACCGAGGTGGACCTGGCCGGGGGGTCGGTGACCCTGGAGACGTTGCGGGCCGACCCCCGCGTCACCGTGTACTTCGTCCGCCTCCCGGACGGCAACCTGGACGGGTCCGGGTTCCCGGCGCACGGCTCCACCAGCCTGGCCCAGCTCTGGGACGGAGACGTGGATGCCGTGTCCACGGTCGACGGGACCTCCACCTACTCGCGCTCCGACCTCGTCGAGGTGCTGACGGCCCTCGTGGACGACGCCGCCGCCACGGAGGTGAACACGTTGGACCCCCGTCGGAGCCCGACGGACCACAGCGACCACCGCTCCAGCGCCCTGTTCGCGCGTGCGGCGCTGGACGAGGTGACGGCGCGCCCGCAGGTCACCGGCTTCCGGGGGTATCCCATCGCCGAGGAGCCGTCGAACGTGGGCGGGTCGGCGCTCAGCCGGAAGAGGACGGCGTTCTGGGCCTACGCGGCTCATGACGACCTGACCTGCGGCAGTGCCCAGGCGTGCGAGGGCAAGCCCGAGTCCGCCTGGCTCACCCGCGAGTACCGGGTGCCGCAGTGA
- a CDS encoding lipopolysaccharide biosynthesis protein, whose protein sequence is MTVPDSSAEAGAGLPPNPAAAEIGLTEGSNRQSGLFGRGLLYVVVFSFQTLAATIVSPVLAHLIGPEEFGRLASAIALYQLLSVLCVLGLDQALVIQRAEDGDSRSARSLIAISFALTTAVVLVTALTSPLWSEAFGFTSSSSLLVATFLWTGPGAAVQVMLSMLLSEDRLKVFTVVSAISAIGGQLVGVLLLVLVSRDATTYAWGGVASQFAAMAIGIVITRPRPRGLLDLRLARRALTLGAPLAVGAIAAFVLNAGDRIVIQRLLGPAEVGRYQVAYTVGYVVVLLMVFVSQAWTPRFAAIRDREERLALAETARNELYRLLLPLVLGISLGAPLALRVFAPASFAPETLTLVVFLVAVSAFPVAASGASGRELITLRRGRSIAAVACIAAVVNIGLNLLLVPRFGIEGSAAATVLAFGLTALLQARCLPRSPRWPRTSGRMALAILGCCLFAAVTTQLPQTSGWIIARMVLGLACVPWLLHRLRIARNPPPEIASAPGAESSTADALPSGRPTEG, encoded by the coding sequence ATGACGGTCCCGGACTCGAGCGCCGAGGCGGGGGCCGGTCTGCCGCCCAACCCGGCTGCGGCTGAGATAGGGCTCACGGAGGGGTCCAACCGGCAGTCGGGCCTCTTCGGCCGTGGTCTGCTCTACGTCGTCGTCTTCTCGTTCCAGACGTTGGCGGCGACCATCGTCTCGCCCGTGCTGGCCCACCTGATCGGGCCGGAGGAGTTCGGCCGCCTGGCCTCGGCGATCGCGCTCTACCAGCTGCTGAGCGTGCTGTGCGTGCTGGGGCTGGACCAGGCGCTGGTGATCCAACGGGCCGAGGACGGCGACAGCCGGTCCGCCCGGTCCCTGATCGCCATCAGCTTCGCCCTCACCACCGCCGTCGTCCTGGTCACCGCGCTCACGTCCCCCCTGTGGAGCGAGGCGTTCGGGTTCACGTCGTCCTCCTCGTTGCTGGTCGCGACGTTCCTCTGGACCGGCCCGGGTGCCGCGGTCCAGGTCATGCTCTCCATGCTGCTGTCGGAGGACCGGCTCAAGGTCTTCACCGTCGTCAGCGCCATCTCCGCCATCGGTGGACAGCTGGTCGGCGTCCTCCTCCTGGTGCTGGTCAGCCGGGACGCCACGACCTACGCCTGGGGCGGGGTGGCCAGCCAGTTCGCCGCCATGGCGATCGGCATCGTGATCACCCGCCCTCGCCCGCGCGGACTGCTCGACCTCCGGTTGGCCCGGCGGGCGCTCACGCTCGGAGCCCCCCTGGCGGTGGGGGCGATCGCGGCCTTCGTCCTCAACGCGGGCGACCGGATCGTGATCCAGCGGTTGCTCGGGCCCGCCGAGGTCGGCAGGTACCAGGTCGCGTACACGGTCGGCTACGTCGTGGTGCTGCTCATGGTGTTCGTCAGCCAGGCCTGGACGCCCCGCTTCGCGGCCATCCGTGACCGGGAGGAGCGGCTGGCCCTGGCCGAGACCGCCCGGAACGAGCTCTACCGCCTGCTGCTGCCGCTGGTCCTCGGGATCAGCCTCGGCGCCCCGCTCGCGCTCCGCGTGTTCGCCCCGGCCAGCTTCGCCCCCGAGACCCTGACGCTGGTCGTCTTCCTGGTCGCGGTGTCGGCGTTCCCGGTCGCCGCCAGCGGGGCCAGCGGCCGCGAGCTGATCACCCTGCGTCGCGGCAGGTCGATCGCGGCCGTCGCCTGCATCGCCGCCGTCGTCAACATCGGTCTGAACCTGCTGCTCGTCCCGCGCTTCGGCATCGAGGGCTCGGCCGCGGCGACGGTGCTCGCCTTCGGCCTGACCGCGCTGCTCCAGGCGCGGTGCCTGCCGCGGTCCCCGCGCTGGCCCCGCACGTCCGGCCGGATGGCGCTGGCCATCCTGGGCTGCTGCCTGTTCGCGGCGGTGACCACGCAGCTGCCGCAGACGTCGGGCTGGATCATCGCCCGCATGGTGCTCGGCCTGGCGTGCGTGCCGTGGCTGCTGCACCGGCTCCGGATCGCCCGCAACCCGCCGCCGGAGATCGCATCAGCCCCCGGAGCGGAGTCCTCGACCGCCGACGCCCTGCCGTCCGGCCGGCCGACGGAGGGCTGA
- a CDS encoding XamI family restriction endonuclease: MINSGTPARWRPDLTAAQLAFEAWYATGGRLAYRVAREAARDEVTALLDETDGLQALSPALLRRRPQHLATLRMTTAPPMARERLAELARAERPVIHALEQGRLPSSISSGDLDAQLGRICRVLTHCVDPVLVGAGRTAADRDHVTMLVADRRCDAVADQILRQALRDHRRTLLRSWLEDRGYTQQPGTRSTPALVPGSFRFGPQRVEPAAGGRGLEADLLVAPAGRGPRLVALQEVWPRDLRVDPHGRLVPRVPLRPVADPGLRRLLLLGNAVDLDYLQDRAQEGVDWIWEHRVADLAQAGL, from the coding sequence ATGATCAACAGCGGGACACCCGCCCGGTGGCGACCCGACCTGACGGCGGCCCAGCTCGCCTTCGAGGCCTGGTACGCGACCGGGGGCCGGCTGGCCTACCGCGTGGCCCGGGAGGCCGCGCGGGACGAGGTTACGGCCCTGCTCGACGAGACCGACGGCCTGCAGGCGCTGTCCCCGGCGCTGCTGCGGCGCCGACCGCAGCACCTCGCGACGCTGCGGATGACGACAGCACCGCCGATGGCGCGGGAGCGGCTCGCGGAGCTCGCCCGGGCCGAGCGCCCGGTGATCCACGCGCTGGAGCAGGGGCGCCTGCCGAGCAGCATCTCCTCGGGTGACCTGGACGCCCAGCTGGGCCGGATCTGCCGCGTGCTGACGCACTGCGTCGACCCGGTCCTGGTGGGCGCCGGGCGCACCGCCGCCGACCGGGACCACGTCACGATGCTGGTCGCCGACCGGCGCTGCGACGCCGTCGCGGACCAGATCCTGCGGCAGGCCCTGCGCGACCACCGGCGCACCCTGCTGCGGAGCTGGCTGGAGGACCGGGGCTACACCCAGCAGCCCGGCACCCGCTCCACCCCCGCGCTGGTTCCCGGGTCGTTCCGCTTCGGGCCGCAGCGGGTCGAGCCGGCGGCCGGCGGCCGGGGCCTGGAGGCGGACCTGCTCGTCGCCCCGGCGGGTCGGGGTCCCCGGCTGGTGGCCCTGCAGGAGGTCTGGCCGCGGGACCTGCGGGTGGACCCGCACGGACGGCTGGTGCCCCGGGTGCCCTTGCGGCCCGTGGCCGATCCCGGTCTCCGGCGGCTCCTGCTGCTGGGGAACGCGGTCGACCTCGACTACCTGCAGGACCGCGCCCAGGAGGGGGTGGACTGGATCTGGGAGCACCGGGTCGCGGACCTGGCCCAGGCGGGCCTCTGA
- a CDS encoding MFS transporter has protein sequence MTTRGTEHPDSDQTSTVRPAGAPAAPAVSQRRLVVGVCATIVAVAFESIAVATAMPVAARDLDGFDYYAWSFSVFVIGMLFATVVGGRLGDRIGPAKPLLVGLAVFAVGLLVAGSATTMGQLIGGRFVQGLGGGVLNVSIFVCVAQVFGPQDRPRMFSYISTAWVLPAFVGPPVSAWLTHQLSWHWVFFAVLPLVVLGGALVLPTMLRLMRSFEPTVPAPGARPPAPLWSAVVVSLAAAALQLAGQRLDLGGLALLVGGLAGLVAGLPRLMPPGFLRFRRGISAVIVVRGLLPGAFFGGEAFIPLMLVEQRGVALVLAGATLTVGAVGWTTGSWIQSRPWLRLRRDRLITVGCLSVALGLASVGTLAFLPVVPFWLAGVGWVFAGFGMGLSVSSTSLAVMTLSEEAEQGRNASSLNLFDALGSSVFVGIAGSLFNALRPGGDLPLTFGVLLLTMMVIAVLAALTSLRIGVVRNEFAPR, from the coding sequence GTGACGACCCGCGGTACCGAGCACCCCGACTCCGACCAGACGTCGACGGTGCGCCCCGCGGGAGCTCCGGCAGCGCCGGCGGTGTCCCAGCGCCGGCTGGTCGTCGGGGTCTGCGCCACCATCGTCGCGGTCGCCTTCGAGTCGATCGCGGTCGCGACGGCGATGCCCGTGGCCGCGCGCGACCTGGACGGCTTCGACTACTACGCCTGGTCCTTCTCCGTGTTCGTCATCGGCATGCTGTTCGCCACCGTGGTCGGCGGTCGCCTGGGGGACCGGATCGGACCGGCCAAGCCCCTGCTGGTGGGGCTGGCGGTGTTCGCCGTCGGCCTGCTGGTGGCCGGTTCCGCGACGACGATGGGCCAGCTGATCGGCGGCCGCTTCGTCCAGGGCCTCGGCGGCGGGGTGCTCAACGTGTCGATCTTCGTCTGCGTGGCCCAGGTGTTCGGACCGCAGGACCGGCCGCGGATGTTCAGCTACATCTCGACCGCCTGGGTGCTGCCCGCCTTCGTCGGCCCCCCGGTCTCCGCCTGGTTGACCCACCAGCTGAGCTGGCACTGGGTCTTCTTCGCGGTGCTGCCGCTGGTCGTCCTCGGCGGGGCGCTGGTGCTGCCGACGATGCTCCGGCTGATGCGCTCCTTCGAGCCCACCGTCCCGGCTCCGGGCGCCCGCCCGCCCGCGCCGCTCTGGTCCGCCGTCGTGGTGTCGCTGGCCGCCGCCGCGCTGCAGCTGGCCGGGCAGCGGCTGGACCTCGGCGGCCTGGCGCTGCTCGTCGGCGGCCTGGCCGGCCTGGTGGCCGGCCTGCCGCGGCTGATGCCTCCGGGCTTCCTGCGGTTCCGGCGGGGCATCTCCGCGGTCATCGTGGTCCGCGGCCTGCTGCCCGGTGCCTTCTTCGGCGGCGAGGCGTTCATCCCGTTGATGCTCGTCGAGCAGCGGGGCGTGGCCCTCGTGCTCGCGGGTGCGACGCTCACCGTCGGCGCCGTCGGCTGGACCACCGGCTCCTGGATCCAGTCCCGGCCCTGGCTCCGGCTGCGGCGGGACCGGCTGATCACCGTCGGCTGCCTGTCCGTGGCCCTCGGGCTGGCCTCCGTCGGCACCCTGGCGTTCCTGCCGGTCGTGCCGTTCTGGCTCGCCGGCGTCGGCTGGGTGTTCGCCGGCTTCGGGATGGGCCTGTCGGTCTCCAGCACCTCGCTGGCCGTCATGACCCTGTCCGAGGAGGCCGAGCAGGGCCGGAACGCGTCCTCGCTCAACCTCTTCGACGCCCTCGGGTCCAGCGTCTTCGTGGGCATCGCTGGCTCGCTGTTCAACGCGCTGCGGCCCGGCGGCGACCTGCCGCTCACCTTCGGTGTGCTGCTGCTCACCATGATGGTGATCGCGGTTCTCGCCGCCCTGACCAGCCTGCGGATCGGCGTCGTGCGGAACGAGTTCGCGCCCCGCTGA
- a CDS encoding glycosyltransferase family 2 protein gives MTSVTAAVVVCAYTLERWDDITEALASAARQDRAPDELWLVVDHNDELFERAGRELVAVHPELKVLPNLRTRGLSGARNTALEHVTTDIVVFLDDDAAAATTDWLGRLLEPYRDERVIAVGGSAVPRWPEGQGRPRTLPVGRGTARGELDWVVGCTYRGQPETQQGVRNLMGCNMSFRREVFTAAGGFGEHLGRVGKTPLGCEETELCIRAQRTRSGSSIIFQPTAEVRHHVSLDRLTWRYLLRRCYAEGLSKAAVSRMVGQDQALSTERRYASRVLPAAVLREVASAVSPGPGHRGPHLHGAAAVVLGLAATTIGYVRGRASSLDAAAAPVPVLRLHDRAPTEPA, from the coding sequence ATGACGTCTGTCACTGCCGCTGTGGTGGTGTGCGCCTACACCCTCGAACGCTGGGACGACATCACCGAGGCCCTGGCGTCGGCTGCCCGCCAGGATCGAGCGCCCGACGAGCTCTGGCTCGTCGTCGACCACAACGACGAGCTGTTCGAGCGAGCCGGACGTGAGCTCGTCGCGGTGCACCCCGAGCTGAAGGTGCTGCCCAACCTCAGGACCCGGGGACTCTCCGGAGCCCGCAACACCGCTCTCGAGCACGTCACGACCGACATCGTCGTGTTCCTGGACGACGACGCGGCTGCCGCGACGACGGACTGGCTGGGACGGCTTCTGGAGCCCTACCGCGACGAGAGGGTCATCGCCGTGGGGGGGTCGGCCGTCCCGCGGTGGCCCGAGGGTCAGGGACGACCGCGGACGCTGCCGGTGGGCCGCGGGACCGCCCGTGGAGAGCTGGACTGGGTGGTCGGCTGCACCTACCGGGGGCAGCCGGAGACGCAGCAAGGCGTCCGCAACCTCATGGGGTGCAACATGTCCTTCCGGCGGGAGGTCTTCACCGCGGCCGGGGGTTTCGGCGAGCACCTCGGACGCGTGGGCAAGACCCCCCTGGGATGCGAGGAGACCGAGCTCTGCATCAGGGCCCAGCGGACACGCTCGGGCAGCTCCATCATCTTCCAGCCGACAGCCGAGGTGCGTCATCACGTCAGCCTCGACCGGCTGACGTGGCGGTACCTGCTGCGTCGCTGCTATGCCGAGGGTCTGTCGAAGGCGGCCGTCTCCCGGATGGTGGGTCAGGACCAGGCGTTGAGCACGGAGCGTCGCTACGCGTCGCGCGTGCTGCCCGCCGCCGTGCTCCGAGAGGTCGCCTCAGCCGTCAGCCCGGGACCGGGGCACCGCGGTCCTCACCTCCACGGGGCCGCCGCGGTCGTCCTCGGTCTTGCCGCCACCACGATCGGCTACGTGCGGGGTCGGGCGAGCTCGCTCGACGCGGCCGCAGCACCCGTCCCCGTGCTGCGGCTCCACGACCGCGCGCCCACGGAGCCGGCTTGA
- a CDS encoding beta-1,6-N-acetylglucosaminyltransferase gives MSPESSTTAPRLACVVLAHADPRHVRRLVAALDPFPVFLHCDISAPEAVFAEMTSDLPARCRVLPRMRTGWARWENVAAELEGYRAALATEATHVAVLTGSDYPLASTDEIDALLARHPGRSFARYHPLPYDQWGRSGGMDRLRYRHWVRGKRMLRLPVPRRLPRGLTFAGGSQLKVLAREHAAAVLEVADRRADLVRFFRRSWIADESFVGTVLSTPSLVPGWDREHVASWLWYIGWDGSRRKSPPWLGREDWPALERHARSSEGGVHPVFARKFSSDQDTGVLDLIDRELRHAEPGEVS, from the coding sequence GTGAGCCCCGAGTCGAGCACGACCGCGCCGCGGCTCGCGTGCGTCGTGCTGGCGCACGCCGACCCGCGGCACGTCAGGCGGCTGGTGGCGGCCCTCGACCCGTTCCCGGTCTTCCTGCACTGCGACATCTCCGCGCCCGAGGCGGTCTTCGCGGAGATGACGTCCGATCTGCCGGCGCGCTGCCGGGTGCTGCCCCGGATGCGCACCGGATGGGCACGCTGGGAGAACGTGGCCGCCGAGCTGGAGGGGTACCGGGCGGCCCTGGCGACGGAGGCCACCCACGTGGCGGTGCTCACCGGCAGCGACTACCCGTTGGCCTCGACCGACGAGATCGACGCGCTGCTCGCCCGCCATCCCGGCCGGTCCTTCGCGCGGTACCACCCCTTGCCCTATGACCAGTGGGGTCGCAGCGGCGGGATGGACCGGCTCCGGTACCGGCACTGGGTGAGGGGGAAGCGGATGCTCCGCCTCCCGGTCCCGCGGCGGCTGCCCCGGGGCCTGACCTTCGCCGGCGGCTCGCAGCTGAAGGTGCTGGCCCGCGAGCACGCGGCGGCCGTGCTCGAGGTGGCTGACCGTCGTGCCGACCTCGTCCGATTCTTCCGGCGCAGCTGGATCGCGGACGAGAGCTTCGTCGGGACGGTGCTCTCCACGCCGAGCCTCGTCCCGGGATGGGACCGGGAGCACGTGGCGAGCTGGCTCTGGTACATCGGCTGGGACGGGTCCAGGCGCAAGAGCCCGCCCTGGCTGGGACGCGAGGACTGGCCGGCCCTGGAGCGGCACGCCCGTTCGTCGGAGGGTGGGGTCCACCCGGTCTTCGCGCGGAAGTTCTCGAGCGACCAGGACACCGGGGTGCTCGACCTCATCGACCGCGAGCTGCGCCACGCAGAGCCCGGGGAGGTGTCATGA